A genome region from Aliivibrio salmonicida LFI1238 includes the following:
- the cobA gene encoding uroporphyrinogen-III C-methyltransferase: protein MPSIQAQSEQKKQNGFVSLVGPGPGDADLLTVKGYRLIQQADVVVYDRLVSKEILALANDTAEMIYVGKKLDFHFVPQDKINQILVDKAQEGKHVVRLKGGDSFIFGRGGEELETLAENGVRFEVVPGITAAAGATSYAGIPLTHRDHAQSVQFITAHVQKDGAEIEWDALVRSNNTLVFYMGLKQSSHISTQLIEHGLAADTPCAIIERGTTQKQKVFTGTISELAQMAKNAISPSLIVVGSVTTLHHKLDWFTPTNAE from the coding sequence ATGCCAAGTATTCAAGCTCAGTCTGAGCAAAAAAAACAAAACGGATTTGTTTCTCTTGTTGGTCCAGGTCCTGGTGATGCCGATCTCTTAACCGTAAAAGGTTACCGCTTAATACAACAAGCCGATGTGGTTGTGTATGATCGCCTTGTCTCTAAAGAAATCTTAGCGCTCGCAAATGATACTGCTGAAATGATTTATGTCGGTAAGAAACTCGATTTTCATTTCGTCCCTCAAGACAAAATTAATCAAATATTGGTTGATAAAGCCCAAGAAGGTAAACACGTTGTTCGCCTTAAGGGGGGAGATTCTTTTATCTTTGGCCGTGGTGGTGAAGAATTAGAAACGCTTGCAGAAAATGGGGTTCGATTTGAAGTCGTTCCTGGTATTACAGCCGCAGCAGGCGCGACCTCTTATGCAGGGATCCCACTAACACATCGAGATCATGCTCAAAGCGTGCAATTTATTACGGCTCATGTCCAAAAAGATGGGGCTGAAATTGAATGGGATGCATTGGTTCGTTCAAACAACACTCTGGTATTTTATATGGGACTAAAACAATCGTCTCATATTTCAACTCAACTGATCGAGCACGGTTTAGCTGCGGATACCCCTTGCGCTATTATTGAACGTGGTACGACTCAAAAACAAAAAGTCTTTACCGGTACTATTTCAGAATTAGCTCAAATGGCAAAAAATGCGATTAGTCCTTCTTTAATTGTCGTCGGTAGCGTAACTACATTGCATCATAAGTTAGATTGGTTTACTCCAACAAATGCTGAGTAA
- a CDS encoding formate/nitrite transporter family protein, which produces MSYVKPAELVQTMIDIGEAKVKTSSRDLLLRGTMAGIILSLAVVVAITTIVQTGVGIVGALVFPVGFCILSLMGYDLLTGVFGLAPLAKFDNRPGITWGRIFRTWGWVGLGNLIGSLLVAFLIALVFTMNFSVEAGAVGQKFIAAATSRTIGYAAHGMDGWITVFVKAILCNLMVCLGVIGNMTSRSVAGKIAAMWLPIFIFFALVFEHAVVNMFLFPLGMMLGADFTIMDWLNWNLIPTLLGNLVGGLLFTCIPLYLTHAKTAPSLDLK; this is translated from the coding sequence ATGTCTTATGTAAAACCTGCTGAATTAGTTCAAACGATGATCGATATTGGCGAAGCAAAAGTAAAAACATCAAGTCGTGATCTTCTTTTACGTGGCACGATGGCCGGTATCATCCTTTCTCTTGCTGTTGTCGTTGCGATTACAACAATTGTGCAAACCGGTGTTGGTATTGTTGGTGCTTTAGTCTTCCCTGTCGGTTTTTGTATTCTAAGCCTTATGGGCTACGACTTATTAACGGGTGTTTTTGGTCTTGCACCACTTGCTAAGTTTGATAACCGTCCTGGTATCACTTGGGGTCGAATCTTTAGAACATGGGGATGGGTTGGTCTTGGAAACCTAATCGGTTCTCTACTTGTTGCTTTTCTTATTGCACTTGTTTTTACTATGAACTTTAGTGTTGAAGCGGGCGCGGTAGGTCAAAAATTCATCGCTGCTGCAACAAGTCGTACTATAGGCTACGCCGCACATGGTATGGATGGTTGGATCACCGTATTTGTCAAAGCAATTCTTTGTAACCTAATGGTATGTTTAGGCGTTATCGGCAATATGACGTCTCGCTCTGTTGCAGGTAAGATTGCGGCAATGTGGCTTCCAATATTTATTTTCTTTGCATTAGTATTTGAACACGCCGTAGTTAACATGTTCCTATTCCCATTAGGTATGATGCTAGGTGCTGATTTCACTATTATGGATTGGTTAAACTGGAACTTAATTCCAACGCTGCTTGGTAACCTTGTGGGTGGCCTTCTATTTACGTGTATTCCTCTGTACCTAACACACGCGAAAACAGCACCATCATTGGATCTTAAATAA
- the nirD gene encoding nitrite reductase small subunit NirD encodes MTTKFQKICPLDDIIPGTGVCALINGEQVAIFRPNADDQVFAISNRDPFANSNVLSRGLTVQHQGELWVASPLKKQRFNLTTGVCMEDERFNVKAYSVRVIKNTVEIAA; translated from the coding sequence ATGACGACTAAATTCCAAAAAATCTGTCCACTAGACGACATCATTCCAGGTACAGGCGTTTGTGCATTAATTAACGGTGAACAAGTGGCGATATTTCGTCCAAACGCTGATGACCAAGTGTTTGCCATCAGTAATCGTGACCCATTTGCAAACTCTAACGTATTGTCTCGCGGCCTTACTGTTCAACACCAAGGCGAACTTTGGGTTGCAAGCCCATTAAAAAAACAACGCTTTAACCTTACTACTGGGGTTTGTATGGAAGACGAACGCTTTAACGTAAAAGCGTATAGCGTTCGAGTCATCAAAAACACTGTAGAAATCGCAGCATAA
- the nirB gene encoding nitrite reductase large subunit NirB, with translation MSKMKLVIIGNGMVGHPYIEDLVEKTDVQNMDITVFCEEPRVAYDRVHLSSYFSHHTADELSLVKEGFYDKHGINVLIGERAININRENKIVYSSTGREIQYDKLVLATGSFPFVPPIKGNESKDCFVYRTIEDLKSIEATAKKSKSGVVIGGGLLGLEAAGALKALGVTTHVVEFAPVLMAEQLDLQGGLQLRNKIERMGVQVHTGKNTLEIAPEGTEARNVMRFADGTELETDFIVFSAGIRPQDKLARQMELDIASRGGIAINNNCQTSDEHIYAIGECASWNQTFYGLVAPGYKMATVAVDHLVGNDSTFEGADMSAKLKLLGVKVGSIGDANGRTPGCKSYVYQNEEDEVYKRIIVSEDGKKLLGAVMVGDTSDYGDLLQLKLNDIDLPDHPDLLILPAHAGAEKPSLGADSLPETAVICSCFDVTKGKIAQAVANGNHTMAEIKAVTGAGTGCGGCLPLVASVLNAELAKSGIEVKNDVCEHFAYSRQELFHLIRIEEIKTFDELLEKYGKGYGCEVCKPLAGSILASCWGEHILKPALVKLHDTNDNFLGNIQKDGTYSVIPRMAGGEVTPQALGALAAVAAEYNLYTKITGAQRIGLFGAQKDDLPTIWKKLIEAGYETGQAYGKALRMAKTCVGSTWCRYGVQDSVGLGVTLENRYKGIRTPHKMKFGVSGCTRECAEAQGKDLGIIATDAGWNMYVCGNGGMKPRHADLLATDLDQETLIKYIDRFMMFYIRTAAPLQRTSVWMDNLEGGVDYLREVIVDNKLGINDQLETDVASLINNFSCEWTDTINDEAQLKRFSHFINSEERDDNVVFVSDGREQHRPATYTEKNPNAKGDILHVALTDTSVEK, from the coding sequence ATGAGCAAGATGAAACTAGTCATCATCGGTAATGGCATGGTCGGTCATCCCTACATCGAAGATTTAGTAGAGAAAACTGATGTTCAAAACATGGATATCACCGTGTTCTGTGAAGAACCACGTGTCGCTTATGACCGTGTTCACCTCTCTTCTTACTTTTCTCACCACACGGCTGATGAGCTCTCTCTTGTAAAAGAAGGATTCTATGACAAACACGGTATCAACGTATTAATCGGCGAACGCGCTATTAATATTAACCGTGAAAACAAAATTGTATATTCAAGCACTGGTCGTGAAATCCAATACGACAAACTCGTCCTTGCTACGGGCTCTTTCCCATTCGTACCGCCAATCAAAGGCAACGAAAGCAAAGACTGTTTTGTTTACCGTACTATTGAAGATCTTAAATCAATCGAAGCCACGGCGAAAAAAAGTAAAAGCGGTGTTGTTATCGGTGGTGGCCTCCTTGGTCTTGAAGCGGCTGGCGCATTAAAAGCACTTGGCGTAACAACTCATGTTGTCGAATTTGCACCTGTATTAATGGCTGAGCAGCTTGATTTACAAGGTGGCTTACAACTTCGTAATAAAATTGAACGCATGGGTGTTCAAGTTCATACCGGTAAAAACACATTAGAAATAGCACCTGAAGGCACAGAAGCACGTAATGTAATGCGTTTTGCTGATGGTACAGAGCTTGAGACTGACTTCATTGTCTTCTCTGCTGGCATCCGCCCTCAAGATAAGCTTGCTCGCCAAATGGAGCTTGATATCGCTTCTCGTGGTGGTATTGCGATTAACAACAACTGCCAAACTTCAGATGAACACATCTACGCGATTGGTGAATGTGCGTCATGGAATCAAACTTTCTATGGTCTTGTCGCTCCAGGCTACAAAATGGCAACCGTTGCAGTTGATCACTTAGTTGGTAACGACAGTACGTTTGAAGGCGCTGACATGAGCGCAAAACTAAAACTTCTTGGTGTGAAGGTTGGCTCTATTGGGGATGCAAACGGTCGTACTCCTGGTTGTAAGAGCTACGTTTACCAAAACGAAGAAGACGAAGTTTATAAACGCATTATCGTATCTGAAGATGGTAAGAAACTACTTGGCGCAGTAATGGTTGGTGATACTTCAGATTACGGCGATCTACTTCAGCTTAAACTGAACGACATTGATTTACCTGATCACCCCGACCTTCTTATTCTTCCAGCTCACGCTGGTGCAGAAAAGCCGTCTTTAGGCGCAGACTCTCTGCCTGAAACTGCCGTGATTTGTTCATGTTTTGATGTAACGAAAGGCAAAATTGCTCAAGCAGTTGCAAATGGCAATCACACAATGGCTGAAATTAAAGCCGTGACTGGCGCCGGTACAGGTTGTGGCGGTTGTCTTCCTCTTGTCGCATCGGTTCTTAATGCTGAATTGGCTAAATCAGGCATCGAAGTTAAAAACGACGTTTGTGAGCACTTTGCTTATTCTCGCCAAGAGTTATTCCACCTAATTCGCATCGAAGAAATCAAGACATTCGATGAACTATTAGAGAAATACGGTAAAGGTTACGGCTGTGAAGTGTGTAAACCACTAGCGGGATCTATCCTTGCTTCTTGTTGGGGTGAGCACATCCTTAAACCAGCATTGGTTAAACTGCACGATACCAACGATAACTTCCTAGGTAACATTCAAAAAGATGGTACTTACTCTGTCATTCCACGTATGGCTGGCGGTGAAGTCACACCACAAGCACTAGGTGCATTAGCGGCCGTTGCTGCTGAATATAACCTTTATACTAAAATTACGGGTGCTCAACGTATCGGTCTATTCGGTGCTCAAAAAGACGATCTTCCAACCATATGGAAAAAACTCATTGAAGCAGGTTACGAGACAGGACAAGCTTACGGTAAAGCCTTACGTATGGCTAAGACGTGCGTTGGTTCAACATGGTGTCGTTACGGTGTCCAAGACTCTGTAGGCTTGGGCGTCACACTTGAGAATCGCTACAAAGGTATCCGTACTCCCCATAAAATGAAATTTGGTGTCTCGGGTTGTACTCGTGAGTGTGCAGAAGCACAAGGTAAAGATTTAGGCATTATTGCAACAGATGCAGGTTGGAACATGTACGTGTGTGGTAATGGGGGGATGAAACCTCGCCATGCTGACTTATTGGCAACGGATCTAGACCAAGAAACGCTGATTAAATACATCGACCGTTTCATGATGTTCTACATTCGAACAGCCGCTCCACTGCAACGTACCTCTGTATGGATGGATAACCTTGAAGGTGGCGTTGATTATTTACGTGAAGTGATTGTGGATAATAAGCTTGGCATTAACGACCAACTTGAAACCGATGTTGCATCACTGATTAATAACTTCAGCTGTGAATGGACAGACACCATTAACGATGAAGCTCAACTAAAACGTTTCTCCCACTTCATTAACTCTGAAGAACGCGATGATAATGTTGTGTTTGTTTCTGATGGCCGTGAACAACACCGCCCTGCAACGTACACAGAAAAAAATCCAAACGCGAAAGGCGATATATTGCATGTTGCTCTAACTGACACAAGTGTGGAGAAATAA
- a CDS encoding methyl-accepting chemotaxis protein, producing MKLKHKLIGASLLAVIVTAAALTWLASNQLFEQTRNGVYSRAESVTSSATTGISNWISIKAEIAHAINDYTQEDDVVSFLQLSRKAGGFDNIFFGTPQGDMYRSHPERNRADYDPRQRPWYQEAQRENKQIITSAYQDAITQSLLVTIAEPVYKNGQFLGVVGADVLIDQLIDDVISLDAGKDTITMLIDSDGTFLTHPNTSLIKKEVNRYFSGMTPQSIQESINSKTIEFAEINGSNKLVYFAKVPNTKWTFAVEMTQATEEAAHSALLREIILLSIVLTVIVVIGVTTLVNVLFRDLLRVSDALAEISSGEGDLTQRLIPNSNDEVGQLAINFNTFVGNMHSMVCRLRDISLTLANQANLTAESAEERNVRIQHQMDEINMVATAINEMAAATQEIASNADNTAQTAEQTVSASNHGAEQVSQSQHSIDNLAKEVETATQVIGELHHNAQNINTILSTIQNIAEQTNLLALNAAIEAARAGEQGRGFAVVADEVRILSQRTHASTQEIQQMIETLQGTTQKAVGIMEDSQNLANTSVEDAQSASASLLQITNSVTLISDMAAQIAAAAEEQSSVTEEITRNTEAVRDVSNELTTETQQSVIQASQLSELSNELKQEIDRFKL from the coding sequence ATGAAATTAAAACATAAATTAATCGGGGCCAGTCTACTTGCTGTTATCGTGACGGCTGCTGCATTAACATGGCTCGCGTCAAATCAGTTGTTTGAACAAACTCGAAATGGCGTTTATTCTCGAGCTGAAAGTGTGACATCTTCTGCCACTACCGGAATTTCTAATTGGATTTCAATTAAAGCTGAAATTGCGCATGCTATTAATGACTACACTCAAGAAGATGACGTGGTCTCTTTTTTACAGTTAAGCCGTAAAGCGGGTGGTTTTGATAATATTTTCTTTGGTACACCTCAAGGGGATATGTACCGCTCTCATCCTGAAAGAAATCGTGCCGATTACGATCCTCGTCAACGCCCTTGGTATCAAGAAGCTCAACGAGAAAACAAACAAATCATTACTTCCGCCTATCAAGATGCCATTACTCAATCTCTTCTGGTAACCATTGCTGAACCTGTTTATAAGAATGGTCAATTTCTTGGTGTTGTCGGTGCCGATGTACTAATTGATCAACTAATTGACGATGTCATCAGCCTAGATGCAGGTAAAGACACCATCACAATGTTAATTGATAGCGATGGCACTTTCTTAACGCATCCAAATACGTCGCTTATCAAAAAAGAAGTAAATCGTTATTTCTCGGGTATGACGCCTCAAAGTATTCAAGAATCCATTAATTCAAAAACCATTGAATTCGCAGAAATCAACGGCAGTAATAAGCTGGTTTATTTTGCAAAAGTACCTAATACAAAATGGACATTTGCCGTTGAAATGACACAAGCAACAGAAGAAGCCGCACACAGCGCACTCCTTCGTGAAATCATCCTGCTTAGCATTGTATTAACAGTCATTGTTGTTATCGGTGTAACCACCTTGGTTAACGTCCTATTTAGAGATCTACTTCGAGTATCTGATGCGCTTGCTGAAATTTCATCAGGTGAAGGGGATTTAACTCAACGTTTAATTCCAAACAGTAATGATGAAGTTGGCCAACTTGCTATCAACTTCAATACCTTTGTGGGCAATATGCACTCAATGGTGTGTCGCTTACGTGACATATCACTTACGTTAGCTAACCAAGCCAATTTAACCGCAGAAAGTGCTGAAGAACGTAATGTTCGAATCCAACATCAAATGGATGAGATCAACATGGTTGCAACCGCAATTAATGAAATGGCAGCTGCGACTCAAGAAATTGCAAGCAACGCAGATAATACAGCTCAAACAGCTGAACAAACCGTTAGTGCTTCAAACCATGGTGCTGAGCAAGTAAGTCAAAGCCAACATTCAATTGATAACTTGGCAAAAGAAGTAGAAACCGCAACACAAGTTATCGGCGAATTGCATCACAACGCACAAAACATCAATACGATCCTATCCACCATTCAAAACATTGCAGAACAAACGAACTTACTCGCACTCAATGCCGCAATTGAAGCGGCACGTGCCGGTGAACAAGGTCGTGGTTTTGCCGTTGTTGCTGATGAAGTTCGAATTTTAAGTCAACGTACACACGCGTCGACTCAAGAAATTCAACAAATGATAGAGACATTGCAAGGCACAACTCAAAAAGCGGTTGGCATCATGGAAGACAGCCAAAATCTAGCCAACACCAGTGTTGAAGATGCACAATCAGCCTCTGCTAGTTTGCTTCAGATTACAAATTCAGTGACATTAATTAGCGACATGGCGGCTCAAATTGCAGCGGCGGCTGAAGAGCAATCATCGGTTACAGAAGAAATTACGCGTAACACCGAAGCGGTTCGTGATGTATCAAATGAATTAACGACCGAAACACAGCAATCGGTTATTCAAGCATCACAATTATCTGAATTATCAAACGAACTAAAACAAGAAATAGACAGATTTAAACTGTAA
- the ushA gene encoding bifunctional UDP-sugar hydrolase/5'-nucleotidase UshA, translated as MMERLSLKTAIAAALLTTLAGCATTSEHAWQEDTTYKLTVLHTNDNHGRFWQNKYGEYGMAARKTLIDELRADVQAEGGSVLLLSGGDINTGVPESDLQDAEPDFKGMNKIGYDAIALGNHEFDNPLDVLQKQIDWAKFPMLSANIYDKETGERMYQAYEIFEKQGIKIAVIGFTTEDTAKIGNPEYIGGIDFRDPKEEAKKVIAELNESEKPDLIFAVTHMGHYENGQRGINAPGDVALARSLELGELDMIVGGHSQEPVCMEGANVVKQNFKPGDECQPDQQNGTWIVQAHEWGKYVGRADFEFRNGELEMVSYNLIPVNLKKKIKVDGKSERVFIQDEIVQDPELLAFLTPYQEKGQGQLNVKIAETNGKLEGDRNVVRFEQTNLGRLIATSHMVRAKADFAVMNSGGVRDSIEMGDVTYKDVLTVQPFGNIVSYVDMNRAEVLDYLNVVATKPIDSGAYAQFAGIKMTVEAGKVSNVFIGGKQLRLDKTYRFTIPSYNAAGGDGYPKVSGHSGYVNTGFVDAEVLKEFLETNSPIDVNEFAPRGEIVYK; from the coding sequence ATGATGGAACGTCTTTCTCTTAAAACAGCGATTGCTGCCGCATTACTTACTACATTGGCTGGTTGCGCTACAACGTCTGAACATGCGTGGCAAGAAGACACTACGTATAAGTTAACTGTGCTACATACTAACGATAACCATGGCCGCTTTTGGCAAAATAAATATGGTGAGTACGGTATGGCAGCGCGTAAGACGTTGATTGATGAATTACGTGCCGATGTTCAAGCTGAAGGGGGGAGTGTTTTACTTCTTTCTGGTGGTGATATTAATACCGGTGTACCTGAGTCTGATTTACAAGATGCAGAGCCTGATTTTAAAGGCATGAATAAAATTGGATATGATGCGATTGCATTAGGTAACCATGAATTTGATAACCCATTAGATGTGCTTCAAAAGCAAATAGATTGGGCTAAATTCCCAATGCTGTCTGCCAACATTTATGATAAAGAAACTGGTGAGCGCATGTATCAAGCTTACGAGATTTTTGAAAAGCAAGGCATTAAAATTGCGGTTATTGGTTTCACGACAGAAGACACGGCTAAAATTGGTAACCCTGAATACATCGGTGGTATTGATTTCCGAGATCCAAAAGAAGAAGCAAAGAAAGTCATTGCTGAACTGAATGAATCAGAAAAACCCGATCTTATTTTTGCAGTTACTCACATGGGTCACTATGAAAATGGTCAACGTGGTATTAATGCACCAGGTGATGTAGCACTTGCTCGTTCTCTTGAATTAGGTGAGTTGGATATGATTGTGGGTGGCCACTCACAAGAGCCTGTTTGTATGGAAGGGGCGAACGTTGTTAAACAAAACTTTAAGCCTGGTGACGAATGTCAACCTGATCAACAAAATGGCACTTGGATCGTTCAAGCTCATGAATGGGGCAAGTACGTAGGTCGTGCTGATTTTGAATTCCGTAATGGTGAATTGGAAATGGTGAGTTATAACCTAATCCCGGTTAACTTGAAGAAGAAAATAAAAGTTGATGGCAAAAGTGAGCGTGTCTTTATTCAAGATGAAATTGTGCAAGATCCTGAGTTATTGGCTTTCCTAACGCCTTACCAAGAAAAAGGTCAAGGCCAGTTGAATGTGAAAATTGCAGAAACGAATGGAAAGTTAGAAGGTGACCGTAATGTGGTTCGTTTTGAGCAGACTAACCTTGGGCGTTTAATTGCGACTTCTCACATGGTTCGTGCAAAAGCCGATTTTGCGGTAATGAATTCGGGTGGTGTACGTGATTCGATTGAAATGGGTGATGTTACTTATAAAGATGTTCTAACGGTGCAGCCATTTGGTAATATTGTTAGTTATGTTGATATGAATCGCGCTGAAGTATTAGATTACCTAAATGTGGTGGCGACTAAACCAATCGATTCTGGTGCCTATGCTCAGTTCGCAGGTATTAAAATGACCGTTGAAGCCGGTAAAGTATCTAACGTATTCATTGGTGGTAAGCAACTGCGTTTAGACAAAACGTACCGTTTTACTATTCCAAGCTACAACGCCGCGGGTGGTGATGGTTACCCTAAAGTGTCGGGTCATTCGGGTTATGTAAATACGGGCTTTGTTGATGCCGAAGTATTAAAAGAGTTTTTAGAAACAAATAGCCCAATTGATGTGAATGAATTCGCACCACGTGGTGAAATTGTTTATAAGTAA
- a CDS encoding DUF411 domain-containing protein, producing the protein MKLFKLTFASLLFLTTSAYASTEVMTYKSPYCGCCSEWVEHMEDNGFTVKIEDHEDMNPIKEKLGVEPRLASCHTAVIDGYVFEGHIPAEDIKQFLAEPRDFKGLAVPGMPMGSPGMEYGDKKDTYQVIAFKENGKLAIFNTHN; encoded by the coding sequence ATGAAATTATTTAAACTCACTTTTGCTTCATTGCTTTTCTTAACAACATCCGCTTACGCCTCTACCGAAGTCATGACTTATAAATCACCATATTGTGGTTGTTGCTCTGAATGGGTAGAGCACATGGAAGATAACGGTTTCACGGTAAAGATTGAAGATCATGAAGACATGAATCCAATCAAAGAGAAACTAGGTGTAGAGCCACGCCTCGCATCATGTCATACCGCTGTTATTGATGGTTACGTATTTGAAGGGCATATACCAGCAGAGGATATTAAACAATTTCTAGCAGAACCAAGAGATTTTAAAGGATTAGCGGTTCCTGGAATGCCAATGGGATCACCAGGGATGGAATATGGCGATAAAAAAGACACCTACCAAGTTATCGCATTTAAAGAGAATGGTAAATTGGCAATATTCAACACTCATAATTAA